The sequence below is a genomic window from Candidatus Poribacteria bacterium.
TATCTTGAAATTGACAGACAAGTCAGTCTCCAAGAGGTCCGAAAAGCGATCGCAAAGGCTTTTATAGACGAGGAAATTTCTTCTCTCAATCCGAAACACCTTGATATATTTGATAAGCCGCATCAACTCTTGGATTGCATTTGCAGAGGAAAACTCAAGACACCCTTAGATGAGACAGACTCGGTTTTCAATCGTTTAAAGAAGCCGTCCCGCAATTAGAGGCCGTAGAGTCTACCATTTCAACTTTGAATTTGACAACGGTCCCACGATATGATAGGCTGCAATGTTAAAAGGGAAGTCAATCCCTAATGTTTTAAAAAAGGAGAAAGATTATGTTTGTTATCATCGCACCGATTCAGATTAAGGAAGGACACAGAGATGCCTTCATCGAAGCCATGATAGACGACGCGAAAGGCTCTGTCGCGGATGAACCCGGCTGTCTCAGATTTGATATAATTCAAGACGGTGCCGATCCGAATCGGATCTGGCTCTACGAAGTCTATGTAGACGAGGCAGCATTCCAAGAGCATCTGAAAGCACCACACTTCATCAAATGGCGTGATACCGTCAAAGACTGGTTCGCTGAGAACGACTTTAAAGGCGCAGGCGGCGGAAGTTCCAAC
It includes:
- a CDS encoding putative quinol monooxygenase, whose protein sequence is MFVIIAPIQIKEGHRDAFIEAMIDDAKGSVADEPGCLRFDIIQDGADPNRIWLYEVYVDEAAFQEHLKAPHFIKWRDTVKDWFAENDFKGAGGGSSNIYPPDDAWE